CACCGGATTCTCGCGGCCCTGTTGTGCCAAGACGCTCTCACCGCTCTGGATGTCGAGGAGATTCATCAGTGCCGTCGCGCCGAGATAGACGACGAGAAGGGCGACGAGACCACCGCCAATCCACAGCATATCGCGTTTCGTGGGGGCCTCGAGACGGATGATGTCCCAGTCGTCTCGTGCCGCGAGGTACGCAAGCCCGACGACGCCGAACCCGATGAACTGGCCAGCGCTGGCGATGGCGTCGACGAGTGGGTCCGATGGAGCGAGGAATCCTCTCCCGATTCCACTCGCAACGGCGCCGAACGTTGCACCGACGATGAGCGCGAGGGCGACGACGATGATGATGCCCCCGTACGCCTGGAGATGGTCGGCGGGACTCGCCGACGAGCGGACGGAGTCGTGTGCCATTGCCCTCCACTTCGGAATCAGGCCGCATAACGGATTCGGGTCGGTGTCGTCCTCTCCGACCCTGTCTGTTCACGTCCGAGAGACATTCTGCTCATTGTTATCGTACCACACACTGCTAACCTGTTAGAGGCCCTATACTATGCGATGAGTACACCTCAGCAACTCCACGAGTTGCTTTCTGGGGGGAGCGAACTCAACATCGTCTGCCACAACAACCCCGACCCAGACTGTCTCGCGAGTGCCCTCGCGTTGGGCCGTATCGCAGAGGCCGCCGGCGTCGAGGAGTCGCACATCCTCTACGATGGTGACATCTCGCACCAGCAGAACCGTGCGTTCGTGAATCTCCTCGGTATCGAACTCGAGCAGTTCGACCCGGCCACGGTTACGGACCGGCCGCCGGGGTCGTTGCTCGCATTCGTCGACCACTCGGTTCCCGGGGCGAACAACAAGGTTCCGAAGGGGACGCCGATAGACATCGTCATCGACCACCACCCTTCGAACGGCGTCGATGCCCGGTTCGTCGACCACCGCGACCACGTCGGCGCTGCTGCGACCATCCTCACCGAGTACATCCAAGACCTCGATATCGAACTCGACGAAGCGCTTGCGACGGCACTCTTGTTTGCGATTCGTCGTGAGACACTCAACTTCCTCCGGGGTGTGACCAGCGACGAGTACGAAGCGGCAGCGTACCTCCAGAAGTCGGTCGACAACGAGTTACTCCACCAACTGTCAGCACCATCGTTCACAGGGGAGACACTCGACGCGATTGCGACCGCGATTGGCAATCGGCGAGTGAAACAGTCTGTACTCATCTCTCACGTCGGCCGGACGACCGAACGGGACTCACTTCCACAGGCCGCGGACTACCTCGCGACCTTAGAGGGTGTCGAGACGGCCATCATCTTCGGAATCATCCACGACGCCATCCACCTCAGTGCCCGGTCACCAGACCCTCGCATTCACGCGGGGAACGTCCTCAGAAAGGCGTTCGGAGATGTCGGGAGCGCCGGAGGGCATCACGACGTTGCAGGTGGTGAAATCCCACTTGGTATCTTCGCCGACTACAAGAGTGACGACGAGCAGTTGCTCAGAATCCTCGAAGAAGTCATCACTA
The genomic region above belongs to Haloferax marinisediminis and contains:
- a CDS encoding CPBP family intramembrane glutamic endopeptidase; its protein translation is MAHDSVRSSASPADHLQAYGGIIIVVALALIVGATFGAVASGIGRGFLAPSDPLVDAIASAGQFIGFGVVGLAYLAARDDWDIIRLEAPTKRDMLWIGGGLVALLVVYLGATALMNLLDIQSGESVLAQQGRENPVYFLYLTVVTIFLVGPTEELIFRGIAYGELRRLWGPAPAVVLSSAVFASIHLWSFSGEGMFISLGMVFVLGSVLAIIYEQSGNLAVAAVAHGLFNAVQFLASYAQSTGLL
- a CDS encoding DHH family phosphoesterase; amino-acid sequence: MSTPQQLHELLSGGSELNIVCHNNPDPDCLASALALGRIAEAAGVEESHILYDGDISHQQNRAFVNLLGIELEQFDPATVTDRPPGSLLAFVDHSVPGANNKVPKGTPIDIVIDHHPSNGVDARFVDHRDHVGAAATILTEYIQDLDIELDEALATALLFAIRRETLNFLRGVTSDEYEAAAYLQKSVDNELLHQLSAPSFTGETLDAIATAIGNRRVKQSVLISHVGRTTERDSLPQAADYLATLEGVETAIIFGIIHDAIHLSARSPDPRIHAGNVLRKAFGDVGSAGGHHDVAGGEIPLGIFADYKSDDEQLLRILEEVITTRLYAELNINNDSKK